Part of the Rhizobium tropici CIAT 899 genome, GGCGGATGTGATCTATACGCCCGCTTCCAATCTGCTGCAGCCGGCAATCCCCGCCGTTGCCGCTGCCGCCCGCCAGGCACAGATCCCGATCGTCAACTCCGACGACGCGGCTGTTCGCAACGGCGTCGTTCCGGCAAGCTTTGCCGTCAACTACGAGCAGGTTGGCAAAAACGCCGGCAAGATCGCCGCGCAGATCTTGAAGGGTGCCGATCCGAAGACGATCAAGCCCTCCGTTCCCGCCTATAAGGACCACGCGCCGCTGATCAACAAGGCCGTGTTGAAAGCCTTCGGCGCCGAGGTTCCGGCTTCGCTTGCCGATTGCAATTGCTTCACGAAGTAATAGGCGGCATCCTCTACTGCATAATTCCTTAAATCGACATCGGTTTAGGGATAGAATTGTGCAGCAGATTTAAAGTGCTACAGCGACCTTTGCGCGTCACATGTGATGCGCGGCGCTGTAGGATCAATCCGATCCATGGCGGCGTCAGGGGTGCCGCCATTTCATAACCCTATACTGCAGGGGAGGCACGGATGCTGGATATCAAATCCGCGCGCAAGGTTTTCTATAAAGGCCAGCCCGACGAGAAGGTCGCGCTCGACGGCCTGACGCTCTCCCTTAAAACAGGCGAATTCGGCGTCGTGATCGGCTCGAACGGCGCCGGCAAGAGCAGCATGCTGAATGCGATTTCGGGCGCTCTCAGCCTCGATTCCGGTCAGATCCTCATCAACGGCAACGACGTCACAGGCATGCCGGTCCACAAGCGCGCCGCGCGGCTTGCCCGCGTGTTCCAGGACCCGATGAAGGGCACCGCCGCCAGCATGACGGTCGGCGAGAACATGCTTCTCGCGGAACTGCGCGGCAAGAGCAGAGGATTTCGTCCCGGCCTGAATGCCGGCCGCCTCGCGGCCTACAAGGAGCGCCTGGCCGTGCTTGGTCTCGGCCTCGAAAACCGGCTGGACACCAAGGTCGAGCTCCTTTCGGGCGGCCAGCGCCAATCGCTATCCCTCATCATGGCAGTCGGCGGTTCGCCCGACGTGCTTTTGCTGGATGAACATACGGCCGCGCTCGATCCGCGCACCGCCGATATCGTCATGCAGGCAACGGTACGCACGGTCGAGGCGCTGAAGCTGACGACCCTCATGGTGACGCACAACATGCAGCACGCCGTCGATTTCGGGGACAGCATCATCATGCTCGATGCCGGCCGCGTGCATCTTGAAATTACCGGCGAAGGCAAGCGGCGCATCACCGTGCCCGAGTTGATCGGCCACTTCGCCGTCAAGACCGACCGAATGCTGCTGGTGAGCTGAGATCATGATGGACTTCATTCAGACAACCGTTTCGAGCTTCGTCTCGCTCATCCCGGTCACGCTGGCCCAGAGCTTCATCCTGAGCTTCGTCGTCCTCGGCATCATGATCCCGTTCCGGATGCTGAGCTTTCCGGATCTGACCAGTGAAGGCGCGTTTCCGCTCGGCGGCTGCGTCTGCGGTATTCTGCTTGCCGCCGGCGTCGCACCACCGCTGGCGATCGCCGTCGCGTTCGTCGTCGGCCTTGCCGCCGGCTGCTGCACGGCCTTCATTCACCTGCGCTTCCGCATTCATACGCTGCTCGCCGGCATCCTGATGTCGACGATGCTTTATAGCGTCAATCTCGGCATCATGGGCAAATCGAACCTCTCCGTCTTCGGCTCGCCGACTGTGTTCGACTGGGTACCCTTCACGACGCCGGGCTTTCCCGCGAGCAAGATCGTCATCGCCGGCCTGCTGGCCGTCATCGTGTTGATCGCCCTCAATCTCTATTTCAAGACGGAAAAGGGCACAGCCATGCGTGCCGTCGGCTCCAATCCCGACATGGCCGAGGCGCAGGGTATCAATGTCTGGGCCGCCACCATCGGCGGCGTCGGCATCGCCAGCGCCTTTTCAGCCGCAAGCGGTGCGCTGATGGTGCAATCGCAGGGCTTTGCCGACGTCAACATGGGTATCGGCATCCTGATCAACGGCCTTGCCGCGCTCATGATCGGCGAAGCCTTTACCGGCAAGCAGACCGTGTTGCGTCAGCTACTGGCGCCGTTCGTCGGCTCCGTCATCTACTATCAGCTGGTGTCGCTGTGCCTTGCCGCCGGGATGCCGCCGCCGAACCTGAAGCTCGCCACCGGCCTTTTCGTGCTTATCATGCTGGCACTGCCGAGCATCCGCCGCAGCCGCGGCGGAGCTGCCACCCGAGAAACCATTCGCGAATAGATTACGAGGCAACGACATCATGGATAGCCTTCCCGATCTCGCCGCCGTCGAGGCCATGGACGAGGCCGACCCGCTGCGCGTCTTCCGCAGCCGCTTCGCCCTGCCCGCCGGCGTCATCTATCTCGACGGCAATTCGCTCGGTGCAGCCTCGCACGAGGTCTTTGCAGAAGTGCGCCAGGCCGCCATGGAAGAATGGGGCAACGGCCTGATCCGCAGCTGGAACAGCGCCGGATGGTTTCATCTGCCGCTGGAACTCGGCGACCGCGTCGGCCGGCTAATCGGCGCCGCCGAAGGCCAGACCGTCGTCACCGACTCCACCTCGATCAACATCTACAAGACGCTTCATGCGGCGCTCGCAATGCGACCGGGCCGCAACGTGATCGTGGCAGAGGGCGACAGTTTCCCGACCGATATCTACATGGCCGAAGGCGTCCTTTCGACGCGCCCCGGTATCACGCTCCGCCTTGAAGGCCGTGATGCCAGCACCATCGAGGAGCTGATCGACGACAGCGTCGCCGTCGTCCTCGTCAATCACGTCAACTACAAGAGCGGCGAACTGCGCGACATGGCGGCGCTGACGAAGCGCATTCAGGCGGCCGGCGCGCTCGTCATTTGGGATCTGTGCCACAGCGCCGGCGCTCTGCCCGTCGATCTCGACGGTGCCGATGCCGATTTTGCTGTCGGCTGCACTTACAAATATCTGAATGGCGGTCCGGGGGCGCCGGCCTTCATCTATGCGGCGAAGCGTCATCACGCATCGATCGTTCAGCCGCTCAGCGGCTGGTGGGGCCACGCCCGCCCCTTTGCCTTCGAACAGAGCTTCGATGGCGATGCCGGTATCAAGCGTTTCCTCTGCGGCACCCAGCCAATCCTGTCGCTTCGGGCTCTGAAAGGGGCGCTCTCCATCTGGGACGAGGTGGACATGGAAGCCTTGCGCCGGAAGAGCATAGCGCTGACCGATCTCTTCATCCGCCTGGTCGAAACCAAATGCGGCCAATATGGTGTCGAGCTCGAGACGACGCGCGACAGCGAGAAGCGCGGCAGCCAGGTCTCCTTCATCCATAGCAACGCCTATGAAGTCATGCAGGCGCTGATCGAGCGCGGCGTTATCGGCGACTTCCGCGCCCCGTCGACATTGCGCTTCGGCTTCACGCCGCTCTATGTCTCATATCACGACGTCTGGCGCGCCGTGACGGTGCTTGAGGATATCCTGAGCAGCGGATCATGGAAGGATGCGCGCTTTGCGGTGCGCGGGGCCGTGACCTGATACGAATATCGGCAGCCGGAAGAAGGAGGCGGAGATGAGCTATTTCACGGTCACCGATTGGGACGCCGCCTATACCAACGGCGCTTATATCGTCGACGGCGATCGATGGCCGGCCGCCTGGGTCGAGCCGGCGAAGTCTTTCCGCGACAGGCTGACAACCGCGGGACGCGCAAAACTCGATCTGGCGTATGGTCCTGCGGAGCGCAATCGCTTCGATCTCTTTCTGCCCGAAGGCCAGCCGCAGGGATTGGTGGTCTTCGTCCATGGCGGTTACTGGCTGCAACTGGACAAAAGCTACTGGTCGCACCTGGCCGCCGGCTCGATTGCTAGAGGATACGCGGTCGCGATCCCGTCCTACACGCTCTGCCCGGAAAATCGCATCGCCGGGATCGGCAAGGAGATTGCGGCCGCGATCACGAAAGCAGCCGAGCTCGTCGGCGGCCCTATCGTTTTGACGGGTCATTCGGCCGGCGGTCAGCTCGTCGCCCGCATGATGACGACGACATCGCCGCTCGGTGAGACAATCCGCAAACGCATTCGCCACGTCGTTGCCATTTCCGGCCTTCATGACCTGCGCCCGATCATGAAGCGCAGCATGAACGAGCAGCTTCGCATCGATGCCACCGAGGCAAGGGCTGAGAGCCCTGCTTTGCTCGAACCGGTCGAAACCGTCCACCTCACCTGCTGGGTCGGCGGCGCCGAACGCGCCGAATTCGTCCGCCAGAATGCGCTGCTCGCCAATATCTGGACAGGACTTGGCGCTGCCACTGAGGTGGTGGTGGAGCCCGACAAGCATCACTATTCGATTCTGGATGGCCTCATCGAGGCCGAACATCCGCTGACGCGGGCCTTGCTAGCCGAATAACGTTTTCGCAGTCGGACAAGAGAGGTGCCCTCGGCGCTATCCGCGCCGAGGGCATTCCGTTAGCCGCGATTGAGATAGTGTCAGTTATTGACAGGCGCATTCATTGCCCAGGCGACGCCGAATGGGTCGCGGAGCTGGCCCCAGCGATCACCCCAGAACATCACCTGCGGCTCGACGACCACTTCGGCTCCGGCATCGACGGCACGCTGCCACCAGAAATCGAGGTCATCGACGACGAGCTGCATCGTGAAGGACTGCGGCTTTTCCAGCGCATGGCCATATTCCGGAAAAGCGTCGCCGAGCATGACCGAACTGCCGTTGATATAGAGATGAATATGCATGGTCCGGCCCTTTTCATCGACCGGATACATGAAGGCCTGTTCGGCACCGAAAGCGCGCTTGTAGAATTCGGCGGCCTTCACAGCGCCGTCTACCGTCAAATAAGCCACGACGCCGCCGCGAACCGGCACGCGCGGCGGCTGGAACTGCGTCTGATCTGCTGCATCGGTCATGTTCGTCTCCTTGGGAACGGTTCTAGGTGTCGTGCCCTTTCGAAGGGCTGCTCCAAGGACGTTGGCCGATCATCCTTCCCGACAACCGGCGCCGAATTTTTTCGATTGTTTCTCGCGCGCCGCTCCAGCCTTCGGCGACCATCCACGCGCTGACATTCAGGCGCGCATAAGCCGGGCGGGACGGGCTTCGTTTAAAATTCGCGCCAAGGCATTCTCGCGTGACATTGGTCGCCCGAGCAGAAAACCCTGCACCTCGTGATAGCCCTCGGCCCGCAATTTCGCCAATTGCGCCTCCGTCTCGATGCCTTCGGCCAATGTCACCGCATTGAAGCCGGAGGCAATACCGACAACGGCCCGCACGATTGCAAGATTGCCGGGATCGGCATCCATGCCGGCGACGAAACTGCGGTCGAGCTTGATCTTGTCGAAAGAGAAGGAACGCAGATAGCTGAGCGAGGAATAGCCCGTACCGAAATCGTCTATCGCGATGCGAATGCCAAGCTCCTTGAGGGCACGCAGCAGCGACAGGCTTTGTTCGACCTCGGAAAGCAGGATCGATTCGGTGACCTCGATCTCCAGGCGTCCGGGGCAAAGACCTGTCTCGCTCAGCGCCGAGACGACCGTGGCCAGCAGGCTCGCATGCCGGAACTGATAGACAGACAGGTTGATGGCCACTTTCAGATGTTCCGGCCACTCCATGGCGGTCCGGCAAGCTTCCCGCAGCACCCAGTCGCCGATCGGAACGATCATCCCCGTTTCCTCGGCGACGGGGATGAATTCCGCCGGCGCGATGAGCCCACGCTTGGGATGGCGCCAGCGGATCAGAGCTTCGAAGCCGGAAAGAGCGTCTCCGTCCAGACGGATGATCGGCTGGTAATGGAGCTCGAATTCGTCGTTCTGCAACGCCTCACGAAGCTCCAGCGTGAGCTGGTGGCGGCGTTCAGCTTCAAGCCGCATCTCCGTCTGATAGAATCGATAGGTCGAGCGGCCACTTGCCTTGGCGGCATAGAGCGCCAGATCCGCGTCCCGCATCAGCACATCAGCATCGTTGCCGTGCTCCGGCGCCATGGCAATGCCGATGCTGCAGGTCACATGTTCCCGCACCCCATCGAGATCGAAGGGTGCCGAGAGCGATTGCAACAACAGGTCGGCGAAGCGCTGGGCTCGCCCGGCATCCGTCATCCTTAAAACCAGCGCGAACTCGTCGCCGCCCAGGCGCGCGACCAGATCGCTCCTCTCGGCAAGCTGCTGGAGCCGCTCGGCAACCTGGCGCAGGAGCATGTCGCCGGCGGCATGGCCCTTGCTGTCGTTGATATGCTTGAAATGATCGACATCGATGTAGAGCAGCGCGATTGGCTTTTCCGGCCTCGCAGCCGCCACCTGCCGCACGATGCTCTCTGAAAAGAATGCTCTGTTCGGAAGGCCGGTCAGGGAATCATGCATGGCAAGATGCGCAAGCCGCGCCTCGACACTGCGCTCCTCGGTAACATCCTGGGAAATGCCGAGAACATAGCGCGGCGCTTGCCCTGACGGAGCGGGAAGCCCCCGCTTCGCTGTCTTCAGGATACGCAACACGCCATCCACCGTGTGAATGGTTTCCTCGAAGTAGACGGTTTCGGCGGTTTCGAAGGCAAGCTTGTCCTGCTCCCGGAAAAGCGCCGTCTGTTCATCGGAGAATATCGCCCGATCCGACTTGCCGATCACATCTTGTGCTGCGTGCCCCGCGATAGCGCCGCACGCCTCATTGAAGAGAATATAACGGCCGTCCCGCTCCATATCCTTGACGAAGACGCCGACGGGGAGATTGTCGACGATGCTGTCGAGCAGCGACTGGGTGGCATCGACCTGCCGCCGTGCCGCATTGACCTCGGTACGGTCCTGCACGATCGCCAGGATTGCTATCTTGCCGTCGAAGCGGATTTCCCGCCCATAGGTCAGAACCTCGAATGTCGCGCCATCCGCCTTCAGATGGGTCCAGCGCTGCGCCGTCTCGATGTCGGTGCGGTGGTGCACGGCATCCAGCATTCGCTCGCGCTCCACAGATGGCCTGATGTCGAGCACGGTCATGACCGCGAAGTCAGCATCGCCATAGCCATAGAGGTCGCGAGCCGCATCGTTGACGATCAGAAACTTCAACGTCTGCGGATCATAGACCCACATCGGCGACGGATGTGTCTTGAAAAGCGACCGAAAATCGTCGTTCGGGGCGTCGGGCCAAACGGAATTCATAGGAAGGTCGACCTTGCCAATTCGAGTTTGAAGATTAGCGAATTGGACATTGATAGACGAAAAAACTAAATAAAATCAAAATAGTAACGAGATTAAACTTTAGGCAAAAGCCTATCGAATATGCAACGACAGGCTTTATTCTCTTCGCCCAGTTTCATCGATATGGGACCGCAAATGCCGTGAGGTTCAAAGCCCCGCCTTGCCGATCGAGTGGATGACGCCGTGCAGCTCGCCAAGACCTTTCAGGCGGCCGATGAGGGAATAGCCGGGATTGGTCGGCTTATCGATATCGTCACCGATCAGATGGCCATGGTCCGGCCGCATCGGGATCATATGGTCTTCCCGGCCTTCTTTGCGGCGCCGCGCCTCTTCTGCAAGCAAAGTGCGCAGAATGGCATGCATATCGCTGCGCCCTTCCAGATGCGAAGCCTCCACAAAGGAGCCATCCTCTTCGATCGCAACGTCGCGCAGATGCGCGAAATTGATGCGGGAGGCAAATTCGCGGGCGATCGCCAGCACATCATTGTCGGCACGGGAGCCGAGAGAGCCGACACAAAGCGTCAAACCGTTGGCCGGATCATCGACAATGCCGAGGATGCGGCGCAGATCTGCCGCCGTCGAAACGACGCGCGGTAGGCCAAAGAGCGAAATTGGCGGATCGTCTGGATGGATCGCAAGCCTTGCGCCGAGCTCTGCTGCAACCGGAACGATCTCGTGCAGAAAGGCTTCGAGATTGGCCTGGAGATCTTCTGCCGTCATTTCGTTGAAGAGGGCGATGGCTGAGCGGATCGCTTCGCGGCCATAGCTGTCCTCACCGCCGGGAAGACCGGCGATGATGTTGTTCTCCAGCCGTTGAACGGCCTCCGGCGAAAGCCCTCTCAGCCGCTCCTCGGCACGCCGCAGCAGGTCCGACGCATAATTTCCTTCGGCACCCTGCCTGCGCAGGACGAAGACGTCATAGGCGACGAACTCCACCATGTCGAAACGCAATGCGAGCGCGGTGGTCGGCATCTCGAAGCGCAGATCCGTGCGCGTCCAGTCAACGACGGGCATGAAATTGTAGCAGATCGTCTTGATGCCGGAGCGGGCGAGATTAACGAGGCTGTCCTTCCAGACACCGATCGCAGTTTTCGCCCCTGCCCCGCCGAGCTTGATCGCGCTTGGAACGGGGATCGATTCACACACGCTCCAGCGCAGTCCTGCCGCTTCCACCAGCGCATTTCGCGCTTCGATTTCGGCGAGTGTCCAGACGCGCGAATGCGAGACTTCATGTAGCGCCGTGACGATGCCCGTCGCGCCCGCCTGCCGCGCATGCAAGAGCGGAACGAGATCCTTCAGGCCGAACCAACGCCAGCAGCTTTCCATACGACATCCCCTCCATTTGTCGGTCAAAATATCCTTGAAAAGCAAAATGTCTACCGTCATACGACAGTTGACACCTCTTATTGCCCAACAATATGATCCGATAGCGGAGGAGAGATGGTGGCAGATACCGCTGATATCGAGGATAGAGGTTCGGCGGTCGATCAGGTGGTCGACGCACTGCGACGGCTGATGCGCGAGCGCAATCTTGGCCTCGGAGATGCACTGCCCTCGGAGGCGGAACTTGCTTCCATGTTCAATGCCAGCCGCAATACGGTGCGCGAAGCGATCCGCATCCTGAAGGCCTATGGCATCGTCGAAAGCCGCCAGAAGGTCGGCGCGGTGATTACGGATCGCCGCCAGCAGGCACTAATGGAGCTTTTCTCTTTCGCCATCGACATCTCGGCAGAAAGCTTTCTCGATATCCAGGGGTTTCGTCGCCTCATCGAGGTCAATCTCAGTGACCTTCTGTTCGAAACTCTCGAGGAAACCGCCATCGACAGGCTGCGCTCCATCAACGACGCGATGAAGGCTGCATCGACATTGGCCGAGGCTGCGGAGCTTGATTTCAGGTTTCACGCCGCCCTTGTCGGCTTCGGCGGCAATCAGACCTTGTCACAAGTCTATGGCATTCTGCAGCCATTGTTGCAGCGGCTGATGGAAGTGGGAAAGCGCTCACGCGAGGCGGTCGACAGCGCCTATCACGACCATCGCGCCATCATCGAAGCGTTGGAACAACGAGATCGAATCGCCTACGCCTATCACATGAACCGCCACCTGCAGGCGGGCCTGCAATTCATCACGCCAAAGGCTGTTTGAGACATCCATTCCATCACGGATACATGACATGAAAAGACAGACGCTCGACACCGGCTGGACCATCTCGCGCCTTCGCGCGCCATCCAGTGCCCCGGCCCTGCCCAATTCGATCCCCGCGACCGTGCCGGGCAATGTGCATCTTGACCTGATGGCGGCGCAGCTGATCACCGACCCCTATCTCGACGTCAACGAGATTTCTCAGGACTGGGTTGGGCGTTCCGCCTGGCGCTATCGTCTGGCCTTCGACTGGGATGGCGAAGACGCCGAGCGCATCGATCTTTCCTGCCTTGGCCTCGACACGGCGGCACGCCTAGAACTGAACGGCACGGTGCTGGGCGAAACCCGCAACATGCATCGCAGCTACCGCTTCGGCATCGGCGATCACCTGAAAAGCGGCCGTAACGAGCTGATTGTTGATTTCCAATCCGCCTATGAACATGGCGAGGAGGTCCGCAGGCAGCTCGGCAGCGCCGCTGATATCCCCCAGAATTATCCTGGCCCAAGCAATCTCATCCGCAAGATGGCCTGCAATTTCGGCTGGGACTGGGGTCCGACCGTTGTCACCTCTGGCATCTGGAAACCTGTCGTCATCGAAAGCTGGTCGAAGGCCCGTCTCGGCAGTATCCGCCCGGAAATCACCCTGCAGGGCAGCCAGGGCGTCGCGCGCCTGCATGTCGAAATCGAATGGGCCGACAAGGGCACGGATAGTGTAGCGCTCGTATTGTCCATCGGCGGCAAGCGCGCGGAAGTGCGCGTTGCGCAGGGCGAGACCCATGCGCTGATCGAATGCCGCATCGACAACCCGCAGGTCTGGTGGCCGCATGGCATGGGCGGCCAGCCGCTTTACGATCTCGACCTGCAGCTGCTTGGCTCGGATGGGACGGCGCTCGACGGCTGGAAGCGGCGCGTCGGCTTCCGCTCCGTGCGGCTGGATACGACACCGGACGAGATCGGCTCGGCCTTTACTCTCGTCGTCAACGACGTGCCGGTCTTTGCCCGCGGCGCCAACTGGATCCCCGATGATTGCTTCCTGCCGCGCGTGACGCGCGAACGCTATCGTGAGCGGATCGCCCAGGCCCGCGATGCCAATATGAACATGCTGCGCGTCTGGGGCGGCGGCATCTATGAGACCGATACGTTCTACGAGGAATGCGATGCCGCCGGCATCATGGTCTGGCAGGATTTCCTCTTTGCCTGCGCCACCTATCCCGAAGAAGAGCCCGTCTATAGCGAGGTCGAGGCGGAAGCGCGCGAAGCGATCACTAGGCTCATGCCCTACGCCTCGCTGGTGATCTGGAACGGCAACAACGAGAATATCTGGGGCTATTTCGACTGGGGCTGGCAGGATGTGCTCGGCAACCGCCCCTGGGGCGCCGGTTACTACCTCGACCTCCTGCCGAAGCTGGTGGCCGAGATCGATCCCACCCGGCCCTATTGGCCGGGCAGCCCCTATTCCGGCTCGATGGAGATCGCGCCGAATGCGGACGAGCATGGCTGCAAGCACATATGGGACGTCTGGAACGAGGTGGGTTACGAGACCTACCGCAACTATATCCCGCGCTTCTGCTCCGAATTCGGCTGGCAAGCACCGCCGACTTTCGCAACCCTTGCCCAATCCATTCGCGAGAAGGATCGCGCCCCGGCCTCTCCCTCGGTCATGCATCACCAGAAGGCAACCGGCGGCAACGACAAGCTTCTGCAGGGGTTGGAAGGCTGGTTTCCCCACCCGCAAAATTTCGACGACTGGCTCTTCGTCACCCAGCTGAACCAGGCGCGCGCGATCAGCTACGGCATCGACCATATGCGTTCGCATCGGCCGACCTGCATGGGCACCATCGTCTGGCAGCTCAACGATTGCTGGCCGGTCACCTCCTGGGCGGCAATCGATGGCGCTGGCCGGAAGAAGCCGCTCTGGTATGCCTTGAAGCATAGCTATGCGCCGCATCTGCTCACCATCCAGCCGCGCGGGAACGGCCTGGCCGCGGTTGCCGTCAATGATGCTACCCTATTCTGGCGCGTGCCCTTCACGGTCGAGCGTTTCGATTTCACCGGTAAGCTGCTCGCCCGTCACCACGTCTGGCGCATCCTGTGCGATCGCTTCGAAAATACCGATATCGACATCCCGACCGAGGTCGCGACCCCGGGCGATCCGCGTCACGAATATCTGCGCGCCCGCCTCGGCGATGCGGAAGCGTGGTGGTTCTTCGAGAAGGACATGAAGCTGCAATACCCCCAGCCTCGCTTTGATATCGAGACCATCCAGACGACGGGCGGGATCACCGCAACCATCACCGCTCAGTCGCTCCTGCGCGATGTCTGCCTGTTCGTCGATCGCATCAATCCGAATGCCGAGGTCGACGACATGCTGGTCAATCTCGCGCCCGGCGAAAGCAGGACGTTCAAGATAAAAGGCATCTCAAAGGAGGCCTTCGACGATGCCGATCTTTCGGCGATCCTTCGCACGGCCAATCAGGTTGCGGAGCGCCCGCACCACTGACAGCGGGTACTCTCTCACGGAAAATATCCGGCGCATTGCGCCGGATATTTTCCGCAAGCCGTCACAAAAGATTGCGCTGGTGAATGGCGAATTGCCTCCTATGATCGGGCGCAACCTTGTGATCTAGTGCCCTCATCCGATCCATGAATCAGCGAGATCACGCTTATGTCCTCGGGCACCAATCGCAGCTTTCAGACGCCCCGCCGCGAAGAACTTGGCCTCATCACCCTCAGCAATACCGCCGGTCTTTCGGCTTCGGCCCTGCCGAACGGCACGCTGTTTTCGATCGACTTTGCCGACCAGCAGGGCGGCGTCATGATCAATCAGGTCCTCGGTTCGCCGGTCTATGGCGGCATCGGCCGGCTCTATCTGCGCATCGGTGGCGCCAAGCCGGCGACTGCGGAAATCGTCGGGCCAAAGGCTGCCGTGCAGTTCGGCCATGGCAAAAGCGGCTTTTCCTGGAGCGGCGAAACGGCCGGTGTGAAGCATACGATCAGCCTGCGGCTGCACCCGAATAAGACCGCATGGTTCTGGCAGGTTTCGCTGGAAAACAGCAGCAATGCGACGCTTTCGGCCGACCTCGTTCTCGTTCAGGATGTCGGCCTCGGCGATCGCGGCTTCCTGATGAACAGCGAAGCCTATGCCTCACAATATATCGATCACCACATTGCCGATCACAGCGCCTTCGGCCCTGTCATCATGGTCAGGCAGAACCTCAAGCAGGGTGGCGGGCGAAATCCGTGGCTTGCGCAGGGCTGCCTCGAAGGTGCGGCGGCCTACGCGACCGATGCAATCCAGCTCCTCGTCCCGTCCAAAGGCAATGATGGCGTCATGGTGCCGGACTTTGGCACCAGCCTGCCCAGCGCGCGCCGCCAGCACGAGGTCGCCTGCCCGACAATACAGTCGAAGCCGCTTGCGCTCGCCGCCGGTGCTAAGGCGACCACGACCTTCTTCGGCCTCTTCATCGCCGATCATCCGGCCGCTTCCAGCGATGCCGATCTTGCCCATCTCGATGGCCTGCCGGCGCTTCAAAGTGAGCTGGCAGCGGAGACGATATCCGCTGGACAACCAGTGCGCAGTCTCTTGCAGGACGCGCCGCTCGCCGAAAGCGACGATCTGGATCAAGCCGCGCTCGATGCGCTCTACCCCCGGCGTATGCTGGAAGAACATGCCGATGGAAAGCTGCTTTCCTTCTTCGTGCCCGACGGGCCGCACAACAGGCACATCGTGCTGCGTGAAAAGGAGCGGCTGGTGGCGCGCCGCCATGGCGCGATCGTCCGCAGCGGCCAGAACATGCTGCTCGATGACCAGAC contains:
- a CDS encoding FadR/GntR family transcriptional regulator translates to MVADTADIEDRGSAVDQVVDALRRLMRERNLGLGDALPSEAELASMFNASRNTVREAIRILKAYGIVESRQKVGAVITDRRQQALMELFSFAIDISAESFLDIQGFRRLIEVNLSDLLFETLEETAIDRLRSINDAMKAASTLAEAAELDFRFHAALVGFGGNQTLSQVYGILQPLLQRLMEVGKRSREAVDSAYHDHRAIIEALEQRDRIAYAYHMNRHLQAGLQFITPKAV
- a CDS encoding glycoside hydrolase family 2 protein; the protein is MKRQTLDTGWTISRLRAPSSAPALPNSIPATVPGNVHLDLMAAQLITDPYLDVNEISQDWVGRSAWRYRLAFDWDGEDAERIDLSCLGLDTAARLELNGTVLGETRNMHRSYRFGIGDHLKSGRNELIVDFQSAYEHGEEVRRQLGSAADIPQNYPGPSNLIRKMACNFGWDWGPTVVTSGIWKPVVIESWSKARLGSIRPEITLQGSQGVARLHVEIEWADKGTDSVALVLSIGGKRAEVRVAQGETHALIECRIDNPQVWWPHGMGGQPLYDLDLQLLGSDGTALDGWKRRVGFRSVRLDTTPDEIGSAFTLVVNDVPVFARGANWIPDDCFLPRVTRERYRERIAQARDANMNMLRVWGGGIYETDTFYEECDAAGIMVWQDFLFACATYPEEEPVYSEVEAEAREAITRLMPYASLVIWNGNNENIWGYFDWGWQDVLGNRPWGAGYYLDLLPKLVAEIDPTRPYWPGSPYSGSMEIAPNADEHGCKHIWDVWNEVGYETYRNYIPRFCSEFGWQAPPTFATLAQSIREKDRAPASPSVMHHQKATGGNDKLLQGLEGWFPHPQNFDDWLFVTQLNQARAISYGIDHMRSHRPTCMGTIVWQLNDCWPVTSWAAIDGAGRKKPLWYALKHSYAPHLLTIQPRGNGLAAVAVNDATLFWRVPFTVERFDFTGKLLARHHVWRILCDRFENTDIDIPTEVATPGDPRHEYLRARLGDAEAWWFFEKDMKLQYPQPRFDIETIQTTGGITATITAQSLLRDVCLFVDRINPNAEVDDMLVNLAPGESRTFKIKGISKEAFDDADLSAILRTANQVAERPHH